Proteins encoded together in one Candidatus Xianfuyuplasma coldseepsis window:
- a CDS encoding GH3 auxin-responsive promoter family protein has product MKTLRDLLRDQDYERIWKAYLGFLDLSIDEFMEIQNRLLLEQIDLLKKSTLGKKLLGRRSIKTVQEFRNYVPLTTYDDYADTLLNKRSEDLPSEPLHWVQTTWKGGSNSIKLAPYSRSMVEENTKMFMATLILSTSKGRGHFTLRNYDKFLYGMAPRPYLTGYAPYILKHEVDFEYLPDTNQAEKLGFKERNVVGFKLAIKKGADLFYGVSSVLVKMGESFANGTSHEGGFIMPSNPKQAIKLIRAWWKKNIKKQPLLPKDLFEFKGIVCGGTDSDTYKSQIEYLYGTTPLEIFGGTESAGVATETWSRNGLTFFPDVNFLEFIPEDEMKKEQEQVGYQPRTVLLNEIQEGQVYELVITKLRGGAFVRYRIGDVLRCIGLENTEDRIRLPQVKYLDRVNNIIDLAGFTRITKQILGDAIKLSELPVKHWTACKEYGENQPYIKLYIENNTIDVKTMQEKINEKLMRLDSDYRDVHVMLGYDPLLIEQIETGAFDRYKEQQGTTISHINPTKEELSTLLG; this is encoded by the coding sequence ATGAAAACACTGCGTGATTTACTTCGAGATCAAGACTACGAACGGATCTGGAAAGCTTATTTAGGATTTTTGGACTTATCGATCGATGAGTTTATGGAAATTCAAAATAGGCTTTTATTAGAGCAAATCGATCTGTTAAAAAAATCAACGCTAGGTAAGAAGTTGCTTGGACGTCGCAGCATAAAAACTGTCCAAGAATTTCGCAATTATGTCCCATTAACGACGTATGATGATTATGCGGACACATTGTTGAATAAGAGAAGTGAAGACCTTCCGAGTGAACCATTACATTGGGTTCAAACAACTTGGAAGGGTGGGTCGAATTCGATAAAATTAGCACCCTATTCACGAAGCATGGTAGAGGAAAATACAAAAATGTTTATGGCAACATTGATCTTGTCCACATCAAAAGGTCGAGGACATTTCACCTTGCGAAATTATGATAAATTTTTGTATGGTATGGCACCACGACCATATTTAACAGGTTATGCGCCATACATTTTAAAACATGAAGTCGATTTTGAGTATTTACCCGATACGAATCAAGCGGAAAAACTCGGTTTTAAGGAACGGAATGTCGTTGGCTTTAAGTTGGCGATTAAAAAGGGTGCAGATCTGTTTTATGGGGTCTCGAGTGTCTTGGTGAAAATGGGGGAATCGTTTGCTAACGGGACAAGTCATGAAGGTGGATTCATCATGCCTAGTAATCCGAAACAAGCGATCAAATTAATCCGAGCATGGTGGAAGAAAAACATCAAGAAGCAACCGTTATTACCAAAAGATTTATTTGAGTTTAAAGGGATTGTATGTGGTGGTACAGATTCCGATACATACAAGAGTCAAATTGAATATTTGTATGGGACAACCCCTCTTGAAATTTTCGGTGGTACCGAGAGTGCTGGGGTTGCAACGGAAACATGGAGTCGCAATGGGTTAACGTTCTTCCCAGATGTAAATTTTTTGGAGTTTATTCCTGAGGATGAGATGAAAAAAGAACAAGAACAAGTTGGATATCAGCCACGAACGGTCTTACTCAACGAAATACAAGAGGGACAGGTCTATGAGTTGGTTATTACCAAATTACGTGGTGGTGCGTTTGTTCGTTATCGCATCGGTGATGTGTTACGCTGCATTGGATTGGAGAATACAGAGGATCGTATTCGATTACCGCAAGTGAAATATCTTGATCGCGTCAATAATATTATCGATCTCGCTGGTTTTACCCGAATCACGAAGCAAATACTGGGGGATGCCATTAAATTATCCGAGCTTCCCGTGAAACACTGGACCGCTTGTAAGGAATATGGCGAAAACCAACCCTATATCAAACTATACATTGAGAACAATACAATAGATGTAAAAACTATGCAGGAAAAAATCAATGAAAAACTTATGCGACTAGATTCCGATTATCGCGATGTCCATGTGATGCTTGGATACGATCCCTTATTAATCGAACAAATTGAAACTGGAGCATTTGATCGTTATAAAGAACAACAAGGAACGACAATTTCACACATTAATCCAACTAAGGAAGAATTGTCCACACTACTTGGATAA
- a CDS encoding bifunctional enoyl-CoA hydratase/phosphate acetyltransferase → MIHTMHALVEQAKTNTPPTLVVACAADEHVLTAVHKAAELSIVTPILIGDKEAIQSLLQSMDITNHYDIIDEGDDKAACEKAVRLVHDHPHYVLMKGLVATSTILRAALDKEFGLRTRNRISHVSLIEVPDYPKLLMMSDGAMNIAPTLDEKRQIIENAVGIAHAIGLEQPHVGIIGAVEKVNPQMNATLDAEKLVQMNQEGTIKNCIVGGPFAIDNAVNKEAALHKGITDPIAGEVDILIMPRIEAGNVFYKTLMFLGKAKSASVIAGATHPIVLTSRADSAESKLYSIALAALVVTH, encoded by the coding sequence ATGATTCACACTATGCATGCTTTGGTTGAACAAGCTAAAACCAATACACCACCGACATTAGTTGTCGCGTGTGCGGCCGATGAACACGTACTTACGGCGGTCCATAAAGCAGCTGAATTATCGATTGTCACACCGATACTCATCGGTGACAAAGAAGCAATTCAGTCATTATTACAATCGATGGACATTACCAATCACTATGACATTATTGATGAAGGTGATGACAAGGCAGCCTGTGAAAAAGCGGTACGACTGGTCCATGATCATCCACATTATGTGCTAATGAAAGGACTCGTCGCAACGAGTACCATTCTTCGAGCTGCATTGGATAAAGAGTTCGGCCTCCGTACGCGTAATCGGATATCGCATGTATCCCTTATCGAAGTTCCAGATTATCCTAAACTTCTGATGATGAGTGATGGGGCTATGAATATTGCGCCGACCCTGGATGAGAAACGACAAATCATTGAAAACGCAGTCGGGATCGCACATGCAATTGGATTGGAACAACCTCATGTTGGTATCATCGGTGCAGTTGAAAAGGTCAATCCCCAAATGAACGCGACTTTGGACGCTGAAAAACTCGTTCAAATGAATCAAGAAGGAACCATCAAAAACTGTATTGTTGGCGGTCCATTTGCAATCGACAACGCCGTTAATAAAGAAGCTGCTCTTCACAAAGGAATCACTGATCCTATTGCTGGAGAGGTTGATATACTAATCATGCCTCGTATCGAAGCTGGAAATGTTTTTTACAAAACATTGATGTTTTTAGGAAAAGCTAAAAGTGCTAGTGTTATCGCTGGAGCAACACATCCTATTGTGTTGACCAGTCGTGCAGATTCTGCAGAAAGTAAATTGTATTCCATCGCCTTGGCAGCATTGGTGGTGACCCACTAA
- the buk gene encoding butyrate kinase: protein MHRILAINPGSTSTKITIYEDEQLQYKNSIKHPAEELQKFPHVYDQFSYRKQTILDAIADSPYTLDQMDAIVGRGGMLKPIEGGTYTVNNAMIEYMKQAPRGEHASNLGCVIAKDLAAQINVPAYIVDPVAVDEMDDIARYTGMPQIKRQSLFHALNQKAVALKASDDLGIPYQKARLIVAHLGGGISVGVHKNGRVIDVNNALDGDGPMSPERSGSVPLGPLYKMAFSGDYTLAEIKRMNYGNGGLLAYLGTNDGFTISKRIEAGDEEAKFLVEVMCYQIAKEIGSCATVLEGQIDAIVLTGGLAKDPFIVEEISKRVRFLGTILLFPGEDEMEALTYGALRVLRGLELPKTYL from the coding sequence ATGCATCGCATCTTAGCCATAAACCCCGGTAGTACATCTACCAAAATTACGATCTATGAAGACGAACAATTACAATATAAAAACAGTATAAAACACCCTGCGGAAGAACTCCAAAAATTTCCGCATGTATACGACCAGTTTTCTTATCGCAAGCAAACCATACTCGATGCTATCGCCGATTCACCATACACCCTAGATCAAATGGATGCAATTGTCGGGCGAGGCGGTATGTTAAAGCCTATTGAAGGCGGTACTTATACGGTAAACAATGCGATGATCGAATACATGAAACAAGCTCCACGTGGAGAACATGCCAGTAATCTAGGTTGTGTAATCGCCAAAGATTTAGCAGCACAAATCAACGTTCCTGCCTACATCGTCGATCCAGTTGCGGTAGATGAAATGGACGATATCGCCCGTTATACTGGGATGCCTCAAATTAAACGACAAAGTTTATTCCACGCCCTCAATCAAAAAGCCGTTGCCTTAAAAGCTTCTGATGATCTGGGAATTCCCTATCAAAAAGCACGCTTAATTGTCGCCCATCTCGGTGGTGGAATCAGCGTTGGTGTTCATAAAAACGGTCGTGTCATTGATGTCAACAATGCCCTCGATGGCGACGGTCCGATGTCCCCTGAACGCAGTGGTAGTGTTCCGCTTGGTCCACTGTATAAAATGGCATTTTCTGGGGACTATACACTGGCTGAAATCAAACGGATGAATTACGGTAATGGTGGACTTTTAGCCTACCTTGGTACCAATGATGGTTTTACCATCAGTAAACGGATTGAAGCCGGGGATGAAGAGGCCAAATTCTTAGTCGAAGTCATGTGTTACCAAATCGCTAAAGAAATCGGAAGTTGTGCCACTGTATTAGAGGGTCAGATTGATGCAATCGTACTGACTGGAGGACTTGCGAAAGATCCCTTTATTGTCGAAGAAATTTCAAAACGAGTTCGGTTTCTAGGAACTATACTACTCTTCCCCGGTGAGGATGAAATGGAAGCACTAACGTATGGTGCCCTTCGTGTTCTACGAGGGTTGGAACTACCGAAAACTTATTTGTAG
- a CDS encoding methyltransferase family protein, producing MVYMVIGMIGFVSFLLFDISSMKKWSFVKYVFIVIGISLMVWSTVQMAYLAPSFLVSSGARIVAFGLSVVFFGLLIYSVFIEVGIKTYKKVAHHELVTDGTYSLVRHPGVIWLFLLYFFLSIVFMNTELLITAFVWTFVNTLYIMFQERIVLRKIFQEYDRYTLTTPMVIPNIQSLRKFMTSTIWRKE from the coding sequence ATGGTTTACATGGTTATCGGTATGATTGGTTTTGTCAGTTTTCTGTTATTTGACATTTCATCCATGAAAAAATGGAGTTTTGTGAAGTATGTGTTCATCGTGATTGGAATTTCTTTAATGGTGTGGAGTACCGTTCAAATGGCATACTTAGCACCATCGTTTTTGGTATCAAGTGGGGCGCGAATTGTCGCGTTTGGATTGTCCGTAGTGTTTTTTGGATTACTGATTTACTCCGTTTTCATTGAAGTTGGCATTAAAACATACAAGAAAGTAGCGCATCATGAACTCGTTACGGACGGAACGTATTCCCTGGTACGGCATCCGGGTGTAATCTGGTTATTCTTACTGTATTTCTTTCTCAGTATAGTCTTCATGAACACGGAACTTTTGATTACGGCGTTTGTGTGGACATTTGTCAACACTTTATACATCATGTTTCAAGAACGAATCGTCTTACGGAAGATTTTTCAAGAATATGATCGATACACATTAACAACACCGATGGTAATTCCCAACATTCAAAGCTTACGAAAATTTATGACATCTACGATTTGGAGGAAAGAATGA